Proteins encoded in a region of the Zunongwangia endophytica genome:
- a CDS encoding McrC family protein: MSKLNALHNDCYFDLRYNGVKFKNYVGVFQVDDLTIEILPKIDSQEKDKKLWHDVLISMLKVTKKLNVQKVGNANVSKQNLHLLDIYFDWFLDEVEKLIHLGLIKQYNRETGNVKALKGKLEFAGHLRKNLIHKERFYTTHQVYNKDHLIHQILGYALAIIENFSKGSSIYSRCKSVQLDFPEVKQVSIDHRTFSRLKLNRKTSAYKTALEIARFIILQYAPNIKHGQESMIALLFDMNSLWEEFILNRIKYSARKSEDHIEVYGQRSKRFWQNVTIRPDIVVRKNEKITIIDTKWKNIGSSKPSTQDLRQMFVYNEYWDSSESILLYPTPDQSNAPNFSSYKNIEHSCGIGKLNIINDGKLNLEVGNEIIDWIKDR; encoded by the coding sequence TTGTCAAAATTAAATGCACTACATAATGATTGTTATTTTGATTTACGATATAATGGTGTAAAGTTTAAGAATTATGTAGGTGTTTTTCAGGTTGATGATCTAACTATCGAAATCTTACCTAAAATTGATAGCCAAGAGAAAGATAAAAAGTTATGGCATGATGTATTGATTAGTATGCTTAAGGTAACTAAAAAGCTGAACGTTCAAAAAGTGGGTAATGCGAATGTCTCCAAACAAAATTTACATCTTTTAGATATTTATTTCGATTGGTTTCTGGATGAAGTAGAAAAACTAATCCATCTTGGTTTAATTAAACAGTATAATCGAGAAACTGGAAATGTAAAAGCATTAAAAGGGAAATTAGAATTTGCAGGCCATCTAAGGAAAAACTTAATTCATAAAGAGCGATTTTATACCACGCATCAGGTTTACAATAAAGATCACTTAATTCATCAAATATTAGGTTATGCTTTGGCGATAATAGAGAATTTTTCAAAAGGCAGTTCTATTTACTCTAGGTGTAAATCTGTTCAGCTTGATTTTCCAGAAGTGAAACAAGTTTCTATCGATCATCGAACATTCTCTCGCCTAAAATTGAATAGAAAAACATCAGCTTATAAAACAGCCCTAGAAATAGCACGATTTATTATTCTGCAATATGCGCCAAATATCAAACATGGGCAGGAAAGTATGATCGCGCTGCTCTTTGATATGAATTCTCTTTGGGAAGAATTTATATTGAATAGAATCAAATATTCAGCACGAAAGTCTGAAGATCATATTGAAGTTTATGGCCAACGTTCTAAAAGATTTTGGCAGAATGTAACTATTCGACCAGATATTGTAGTTAGAAAAAATGAGAAGATAACCATTATCGATACTAAATGGAAAAATATAGGATCTTCTAAGCCATCAACGCAAGATCTTAGGCAAATGTTTGTTTATAATGAGTACTGGGATTCAAGTGAATCAATATTGCTCTATCCAACTCCCGATCAATCTAATGCCCCTAATTTCTCGAGTTACAAAAATATAGAACATTCATGTGGAATTGGTAAGCTAAATATTATAAATGATGGAAAATTGAATTTGGAAGTAGGGAATGAGATTATAGATTGGATAAAAGATAGATAG
- a CDS encoding McrB family protein, with protein MANNSEDRFTGNDELISRLFNDIKNDLKKEGHPLINHKWIDKNSDKYRLISITPEYSEIQLLELHFELFRYSKLICFEIHPEGNFVEKQRFSKLAQDFVTNFSSYKLTDWSVGGEVDSSKFQNKKIIPINKVKYSFKAGDYAETRDSLKLQLKRIYEDFIPTRDQYISLKLKDKMDEAELNLLKVLNQFKEEEKLNFFSFLDKIVNHLDLKTNDFKINYSIANKRLNFIVGQRYCWNLYSDNDYKYAAISENRISENSKNYKGNPPQPFFNKLKDFKNVLYNESDILESTRKEYEGSLKSGYNSNNKYFEKAVFNLDYRKKIMSIDDFSNTEQISTEQKSVINLNTILYGPPGTGKTYKTKELAIQIANPSFQVTGSNSIDKRKSLVNEYDRLFENGQIVFTTFHQSYSYEDFIEGIKPIPPTTEGEIGYEVLSGIFKNICDQASEKKNVFNFEEIYSNYANDVIEQGTIVLETPVHKKPFQVRINSKETSVAIPKTESATEMGITKEMLKDYILNGNIRDWKPYTIAIGKYLTDNYSVKISQVENEKKNYVIIIDEINRGNVSSIFGELITLLEADKRSNGDEKVIVKLPYSKKPFSIPGNVYIIGTMNTADRSVEALDTALRRRFAFEEVLPKPELLSEHQFGDFNLSEVLKTINDRIEVLLDRDHTIGHSYFLKVRSSEDLKYVFENKIIPLLQEYFYHDYGKIGLILGEGFVQKKENKVTFAKFDEVDVPDEFVTYELKTIENIEEAIKTLLNK; from the coding sequence ATGGCAAACAATTCTGAAGATAGATTTACTGGTAATGATGAGCTCATTTCTAGGTTATTTAATGATATAAAAAATGATCTTAAAAAAGAAGGACACCCCTTAATAAACCACAAATGGATTGACAAGAATTCAGATAAATACAGATTAATAAGCATTACTCCAGAGTACTCAGAAATACAACTTTTAGAACTTCATTTTGAGCTCTTTCGCTATAGCAAGCTTATCTGTTTTGAAATTCATCCAGAAGGAAACTTTGTTGAAAAACAGAGATTCTCTAAGTTAGCTCAAGACTTTGTGACTAATTTTTCAAGTTATAAATTAACTGACTGGTCTGTTGGTGGGGAAGTAGATTCTTCTAAATTTCAGAATAAGAAAATAATCCCCATAAACAAAGTCAAATACAGTTTTAAAGCTGGTGATTATGCTGAAACAAGAGATTCGCTAAAATTGCAATTAAAGAGAATATACGAAGACTTTATACCTACAAGGGATCAATATATTTCTTTAAAGTTAAAGGATAAAATGGATGAGGCTGAATTAAATCTTCTAAAAGTTCTAAATCAATTTAAAGAGGAAGAAAAACTAAATTTTTTTTCATTTCTGGATAAGATAGTAAATCATTTGGATCTGAAAACTAACGACTTCAAGATCAACTACAGTATTGCAAATAAGCGGTTAAATTTTATCGTAGGACAACGTTATTGTTGGAATTTATATAGCGACAATGACTATAAATATGCAGCAATTTCAGAAAATAGAATTTCAGAAAATAGTAAAAATTATAAAGGGAATCCACCCCAACCATTTTTCAATAAGCTAAAAGATTTTAAAAATGTGCTTTATAATGAAAGTGATATTTTAGAATCGACAAGGAAGGAATATGAAGGTTCCTTAAAGTCTGGTTATAATAGTAATAATAAATATTTTGAAAAAGCAGTTTTTAATTTAGACTATCGAAAGAAAATTATGAGTATAGATGATTTTTCTAATACTGAACAAATTTCAACAGAACAAAAGTCTGTAATAAACTTAAATACGATTTTGTACGGCCCTCCTGGTACAGGAAAAACTTATAAAACAAAGGAACTTGCTATTCAGATTGCTAATCCTAGTTTTCAAGTAACTGGTTCAAATAGTATTGATAAGAGAAAATCTTTGGTTAATGAATATGATCGGTTATTTGAAAATGGTCAGATTGTTTTTACAACCTTTCATCAATCCTATAGTTACGAAGATTTTATAGAAGGGATTAAACCAATACCACCAACAACTGAGGGGGAGATTGGGTATGAAGTATTATCAGGAATTTTCAAGAATATATGTGATCAGGCTTCAGAAAAAAAGAATGTTTTCAATTTTGAAGAAATTTATTCTAATTATGCAAACGATGTTATCGAACAGGGTACCATAGTGCTCGAAACGCCGGTTCATAAGAAGCCATTTCAAGTTAGAATAAATTCTAAAGAAACTTCAGTTGCAATACCTAAAACTGAAAGTGCGACTGAGATGGGGATTACTAAAGAAATGCTTAAGGATTACATTTTAAATGGAAATATTCGAGATTGGAAGCCATATACGATTGCAATCGGTAAATATCTTACGGATAACTATAGCGTTAAAATCTCACAAGTTGAAAACGAAAAGAAGAACTATGTAATTATTATAGATGAAATAAACCGTGGAAATGTTTCTAGTATTTTTGGAGAACTAATCACTTTATTAGAGGCTGATAAAAGAAGCAACGGTGATGAAAAAGTTATTGTAAAATTACCTTATTCTAAAAAGCCTTTTTCTATTCCTGGGAATGTTTACATTATTGGTACAATGAACACCGCAGATCGGAGTGTGGAAGCTTTAGATACTGCATTAAGAAGACGTTTTGCTTTTGAAGAGGTACTGCCGAAACCAGAGTTACTTTCAGAACACCAATTTGGTGATTTTAATCTTTCTGAAGTCTTAAAAACTATTAATGATCGTATTGAAGTTTTATTGGATAGAGATCATACAATCGGGCACTCTTATTTTTTAAAAGTTCGAAGTTCAGAAGATTTGAAGTACGTTTTTGAGAATAAAATTATTCCATTACTTCAGGAATATTTTTACCATGATTATGGAAAAATAGGTTTGATTTTAGGAGAAGGTTTCGTTCAGAAAAAAGAAAATAAAGTCACATTTGCAAAATTTGATGAGGTGGACGTACCCGATGAATTTGTTACTTACGAACTTAAAACTATTGAAAATATTGAAGAAGCTATAAAAACGCTTCTTAATAAGTAG
- a CDS encoding type I restriction endonuclease subunit R has product MGAKGTKENHFEEHIVDYLTQTVQEYHQLDRSSYDKKLLLIPEEVVQFVKDTQPKKYKKLGEQYGNRVDEVIAETVSRYLAQQKTLKVLREPVKVSGVKLDMVYFKPSTNKTPEHEEWYKKNRMAVVRQLQYSEKKNNSIDLVFFVNGIPVITVELKNALTGQNHHNAIKQYMQDRDPKGETFLEFRRCLVHFAAGTEKIFMSTHLKGKSTFFLPFNKSLHNSNSDGFATSYLWEDVLRKDSLLDLLQNYINLQIDKEKVYDPKSGGLKEIESKKLIFPRWHQRRAVQSLINQLRTDGTGKNYLVQHSAGSGKSNTITWLAYKLANFYQNPSDKRSMYDSVFVVTDRKVLNTQLQKNIRQLDKTTGMIAYLGDKSSSQDLKNAIEDRKKIIITTIQKFRIISDLVQNYKDRNYAILIDEAHSSQSGEVARHMRKALSLEEAAEEENDSKDIDDIITSEIQRKGQQPNISQFAFTATPKDKTVQLFGTEIDGEKKAFDTYSMEQAIKEGFIRDVLENYMSFKRYYKLLKKGDIDDKEYDKKKTVRVLNNYVDLQDHAIEIKAKIMLEHFAAETQDKIEGRARAMLVTKSRLHAVRFKRKFDDIMRDMKLPYEALVAFSGTVHDEETGEDYTEPSMNGIEGKFLIEEAFKLPKYRILIVANKYQTGFDEPLLHTMFVDKKLGGPNTVQTLSRLNRTTRGKEGTMVLDFVNDPEQVQEDFQKYYGKNFIRIENLTDANELYYKLNEIENYDLIYDQEVEKFAEIFFSEEDNFEKLQPILQEVSRRFEDQFNDGEQSEFKSVARSFVRLYRFLSQIMTFTDVELEKKYVFLTALLKVLPYVRQNLPLDVVNDVELDSYKVQHSYTTKLELESGDGEMQGVSVDGGGGANDEDLDLLSKIIKTLNDTYGLDLTQEDKVDFKKVKDNIYSNDELMSFFNSGNSKANIKDKFDGEIDDELLKFIDKKLEFYNKMTDDKSNALFKAMLFNEIYDRKVRGMRQ; this is encoded by the coding sequence ATGGGAGCAAAGGGTACTAAAGAAAATCATTTTGAAGAACATATTGTAGACTACCTTACTCAAACAGTACAAGAATATCATCAGTTGGACAGAAGTAGCTATGATAAAAAACTTCTGCTAATTCCTGAAGAAGTGGTTCAGTTTGTAAAGGATACCCAGCCCAAAAAATATAAAAAGCTCGGGGAACAATACGGAAACCGAGTAGATGAAGTAATTGCCGAAACTGTTTCTAGGTATTTAGCTCAACAAAAAACTTTAAAAGTATTACGGGAACCGGTAAAAGTGAGCGGAGTAAAATTAGATATGGTTTATTTTAAACCCTCTACTAATAAAACCCCGGAGCATGAAGAATGGTATAAGAAAAATAGAATGGCGGTGGTTCGCCAGCTCCAGTATTCAGAAAAAAAAAATAATTCCATAGATCTTGTCTTTTTCGTTAATGGGATTCCGGTAATTACTGTGGAACTTAAAAATGCACTTACCGGTCAGAACCATCATAATGCGATCAAGCAGTATATGCAGGATCGTGATCCAAAAGGAGAGACATTTTTGGAATTTAGACGCTGTCTTGTACATTTTGCCGCGGGAACCGAGAAGATTTTCATGTCCACTCACTTAAAAGGTAAAAGTACATTTTTTCTTCCCTTCAATAAGAGTTTACACAATAGTAATTCAGATGGCTTCGCTACTTCCTATTTATGGGAAGATGTGTTGCGAAAAGATTCTTTACTGGATTTGCTTCAGAATTATATTAATCTTCAAATTGATAAGGAAAAAGTATATGACCCTAAATCGGGAGGTTTAAAGGAAATAGAATCTAAAAAGTTAATATTTCCACGCTGGCACCAGAGAAGGGCTGTTCAATCTTTAATTAATCAACTTCGAACAGACGGAACTGGTAAAAATTACCTTGTTCAGCATTCAGCAGGTTCAGGAAAGTCTAACACGATCACCTGGTTGGCGTATAAACTCGCAAATTTTTATCAGAATCCATCGGATAAAAGGTCTATGTATGATTCGGTTTTTGTGGTGACTGATAGAAAGGTTTTAAATACTCAATTACAGAAGAATATCAGGCAGTTGGATAAAACTACTGGTATGATTGCCTATTTGGGAGATAAGTCATCTTCACAAGATCTCAAAAATGCTATAGAAGATCGAAAAAAAATAATTATAACTACCATACAAAAGTTTCGGATCATATCAGATTTAGTCCAGAATTATAAAGATCGAAATTATGCAATTTTAATTGACGAGGCTCATAGTTCACAATCTGGAGAAGTAGCTAGGCACATGCGAAAAGCATTAAGCCTCGAGGAAGCAGCGGAAGAGGAAAATGATAGTAAGGATATTGATGATATTATTACTTCTGAAATTCAGAGAAAAGGTCAGCAACCTAATATCTCGCAATTTGCTTTTACTGCTACACCAAAAGATAAAACCGTTCAGCTTTTTGGAACTGAAATAGATGGAGAAAAGAAAGCTTTTGATACTTATAGTATGGAACAGGCCATCAAAGAGGGTTTTATTCGTGATGTATTAGAGAACTATATGAGCTTTAAGCGTTATTATAAATTGTTAAAGAAAGGTGATATAGATGATAAAGAATACGATAAAAAGAAAACCGTAAGGGTTTTAAATAATTATGTAGATCTTCAGGATCACGCTATTGAGATTAAGGCAAAAATTATGCTGGAACATTTTGCAGCAGAGACTCAAGACAAGATTGAAGGAAGAGCTAGGGCAATGTTAGTAACGAAATCTAGACTTCATGCAGTTCGATTTAAACGGAAATTTGATGATATCATGAGGGATATGAAATTGCCTTATGAAGCTTTAGTCGCATTTTCAGGAACTGTACATGATGAAGAGACCGGAGAAGATTATACTGAACCATCTATGAATGGTATAGAAGGTAAATTTCTTATAGAGGAAGCATTTAAACTACCTAAATACCGAATCTTAATTGTAGCCAATAAGTATCAGACCGGCTTTGATGAACCTCTACTACATACCATGTTTGTTGATAAAAAGCTTGGTGGACCTAATACCGTTCAGACACTGTCCAGATTAAATAGAACCACAAGAGGTAAAGAAGGAACCATGGTGTTAGATTTTGTAAATGATCCCGAGCAGGTTCAGGAAGACTTTCAGAAATATTATGGAAAAAATTTTATAAGAATTGAAAATCTTACGGATGCAAATGAGTTATATTATAAGCTCAATGAAATTGAGAACTATGACCTGATTTATGATCAGGAAGTAGAAAAGTTTGCAGAAATATTCTTTTCAGAAGAGGACAATTTTGAAAAACTACAGCCAATCCTTCAGGAAGTCTCCAGAAGGTTTGAGGATCAGTTTAATGATGGTGAGCAGTCAGAATTTAAATCAGTGGCTAGATCGTTTGTACGACTTTACAGATTTTTAAGTCAAATTATGACTTTTACAGATGTGGAATTAGAGAAGAAATACGTGTTTTTAACCGCACTATTGAAAGTTCTGCCCTATGTACGACAAAATTTACCTTTAGATGTAGTGAACGATGTAGAACTGGATAGTTATAAAGTGCAACACTCCTATACCACAAAACTCGAACTGGAATCTGGAGATGGTGAGATGCAGGGTGTTTCTGTCGATGGTGGAGGTGGTGCCAATGATGAAGATCTTGATTTATTATCAAAGATTATTAAAACGCTAAACGATACATACGGTCTAGATTTAACCCAGGAAGATAAGGTAGATTTTAAAAAGGTCAAGGATAATATTTACTCGAATGATGAGCTGATGTCTTTCTTTAATTCCGGAAACTCCAAAGCCAACATCAAAGATAAATTTGACGGCGAAATAGATGACGAGCTTTTAAAGTTTATTGATAAAAAACTGGAATTCTATAATAAAATGACCGACGATAAATCCAATGCACTTTTCAAGGCTATGCTTTTTAATGAGATCTATGACCGGAAGGTAAGGGGGATGAGGCAATAG
- a CDS encoding restriction endonuclease subunit S: MIRSYNSYKKIENGWYKEVPEHWTVGRLNYYTEIFGGSTPKSSNDAYWNGSINWVTTDDLGKLNGKLIKDTRRTITEEGLANCSASLLPKNSVIISSRAPIGHLGILEINAATNQGCKGLVPLENKIDSRYLYYYLLAAKVDLQSLGSGSTFMEISSSLLKSYNIVVPSILEQIKIAAYLDHQTGLIDDIIEKKQQLIEKLKEQRQAIINEAVTKGLNPDAPMKNSGVEWIGEIPTDWTVSQYKFEAYVQNGFAFKSSLFDKNEGFPILRIRDITKGYTSTYYKGEYEDDYIVRKDDLLIGMDGDYNIRWWENGDVLLNQRCCRIIENENVSRRFLYYTLPFNLQIINDLTYYTTVKHLSSGDIYNARFPLPSFEEQTKIAEHLDHQTKLIDTIITKKQNQIDKLRHFCQSIISEAVTGKIDVREWEPILKESV, translated from the coding sequence ATGATTAGAAGTTATAACTCATATAAAAAAATTGAAAATGGATGGTATAAGGAGGTTCCAGAGCATTGGACAGTTGGCAGGTTGAATTATTACACTGAAATTTTTGGTGGGTCAACACCTAAAAGTTCAAATGATGCATACTGGAATGGGTCTATTAATTGGGTAACTACTGATGATTTAGGTAAATTAAATGGGAAGTTAATCAAGGATACAAGAAGAACCATTACTGAAGAAGGATTAGCTAATTGTAGCGCCTCATTACTGCCGAAGAATTCAGTAATCATTTCATCAAGAGCACCAATAGGTCACTTGGGAATACTTGAAATCAATGCAGCCACTAATCAGGGCTGTAAAGGTCTTGTGCCATTAGAAAATAAAATAGATTCAAGATATTTATATTATTATTTATTGGCAGCTAAAGTAGATTTACAAAGTTTGGGTTCTGGTTCAACTTTTATGGAAATTTCATCTTCTTTATTGAAGAGTTACAATATAGTCGTGCCAAGTATATTAGAACAAATCAAAATCGCCGCATACCTGGATCATCAAACCGGGCTGATTGATGACATTATTGAAAAGAAGCAACAGCTTATTGAAAAATTAAAAGAGCAGCGGCAGGCGATCATCAATGAAGCGGTGACCAAAGGTTTAAATCCAGATGCACCAATGAAAAACAGTGGTGTGGAATGGATTGGAGAAATTCCAACAGATTGGACTGTTTCTCAATATAAATTTGAGGCTTATGTTCAAAATGGCTTCGCATTTAAATCAAGTTTGTTTGATAAAAATGAAGGCTTTCCCATTCTAAGGATTCGAGATATAACCAAAGGATATACTAGTACTTATTATAAAGGAGAATACGAGGATGACTATATTGTAAGAAAAGATGACTTACTTATTGGAATGGATGGAGACTATAATATTAGATGGTGGGAAAATGGTGATGTTTTATTGAATCAAAGATGTTGCCGAATAATCGAAAATGAAAATGTTTCCAGACGGTTTCTTTATTACACTTTGCCTTTCAATCTCCAAATTATTAATGATCTCACCTATTACACTACGGTAAAGCATTTATCGAGTGGAGATATTTATAATGCTAGATTTCCATTACCTTCATTTGAAGAGCAAACCAAAATCGCAGAACACTTGGATCACCAAACCAAGCTGATCGATACGATTATCACAAAGAAACAAAACCAAATTGATAAATTAAGGCACTTTTGCCAATCTATTATTTCCGAAGCTGTGACAGGAAAGATAGACGTTCGGGAGTGGGAACCAATACTAAAAGAAAGCGTATAA
- a CDS encoding type I restriction-modification system subunit M — MMTGTQDIKIKMSDNTKVEVGFIWQITDDVLRDAFKKNEIGDVVLPFVVIRRLDCILDPVNDKVREAYKKFQDKVSEEKLVPILRKAAGGLKFFNTSQHTLQSLKDEPKYIEINFNNYLQGFNPEVRDILESFQFDKVVARLVKNRLLFEMIDAICKIDLHTDAIDNHGMGYVFEELIRISNEQSNETAGEHFTPRDVIELMNAFIFSTEKDDLCKSGIIRTIYDPACGTGGMVNLAKKYIIDRICKDSPSKPTIVTHGQELNEQSFAIAKSEALITGEDSNNIKHGNTFTNDLFQGKNFHYIMANPPYGVTWKKDAVLIKNEALNPSGRFYAGTPRTSDGQLLFLQHMISKMEREGSRVGVVTNGSPLFTGDAGSGESDIRRWIIEQDLLECIVSLPKDMFYNTGINTYLWFLTNKKQAHRRGTVQLINGNATETVELNGKEETRTLFCRSNRKSLGNKRNELTQEHVNSLVELYENFEENEYSKIFKNEDFGYYQLTVEQPKKNKKGEIQKDSKGNTKADSKKRDKENVPLNADVEQYFETEIKPHVPDAWIDYDKTRIGYDINFTKYFYEYKGLRPAAEIKAEIVDLEKDIAGLLNDLLV; from the coding sequence ATGATGACTGGAACACAAGACATAAAAATAAAAATGAGCGATAATACTAAAGTAGAAGTTGGCTTTATATGGCAGATTACCGATGATGTACTTCGGGATGCCTTTAAGAAGAATGAAATTGGTGATGTAGTATTACCTTTTGTAGTGATTCGTAGACTGGATTGTATTTTGGACCCCGTTAATGATAAAGTAAGGGAAGCCTATAAGAAATTTCAGGATAAGGTATCGGAGGAAAAATTGGTTCCAATTTTAAGAAAAGCTGCTGGTGGACTCAAATTTTTTAATACTTCACAGCATACGCTTCAAAGTCTAAAAGATGAACCAAAGTATATTGAAATCAATTTCAATAACTACCTGCAGGGTTTTAATCCTGAGGTAAGAGATATCCTGGAAAGCTTTCAGTTTGATAAGGTGGTGGCTAGGCTGGTTAAAAACCGACTGCTTTTTGAAATGATCGATGCGATTTGTAAAATCGATCTGCATACCGATGCGATTGATAATCACGGAATGGGTTATGTCTTCGAGGAATTGATTCGTATCTCGAATGAGCAGTCCAACGAAACTGCCGGCGAACATTTTACCCCTCGTGATGTAATCGAGTTAATGAATGCCTTTATTTTCTCTACAGAAAAAGACGACCTATGTAAGTCTGGGATCATTCGCACTATTTATGATCCTGCCTGTGGAACTGGTGGGATGGTGAATCTTGCGAAAAAGTATATTATTGATAGGATCTGTAAAGATAGCCCGAGCAAACCTACCATTGTTACCCACGGGCAAGAGCTGAACGAACAGTCTTTTGCAATTGCAAAATCTGAGGCGTTGATTACTGGGGAGGATTCGAATAATATTAAGCATGGAAATACCTTTACTAATGATCTATTCCAGGGGAAGAATTTCCATTATATCATGGCAAACCCTCCATACGGTGTGACCTGGAAGAAAGATGCCGTGCTTATCAAGAACGAAGCTTTAAATCCCTCTGGCAGATTTTATGCAGGAACTCCTCGAACTTCAGACGGGCAGTTGTTGTTCCTGCAGCATATGATATCCAAAATGGAGCGCGAGGGCAGTAGAGTAGGTGTAGTAACCAACGGATCTCCTTTGTTTACCGGGGATGCCGGAAGCGGAGAAAGCGATATCCGTCGCTGGATCATCGAACAGGATCTTCTGGAATGTATTGTGTCGCTGCCAAAAGATATGTTCTATAACACGGGTATCAATACCTATTTGTGGTTCCTGACCAATAAAAAGCAGGCGCATCGCAGAGGAACGGTACAGCTGATTAACGGAAATGCTACCGAGACGGTCGAATTAAACGGAAAGGAAGAAACCAGAACGCTATTCTGCCGCTCTAACCGTAAAAGTTTGGGTAATAAACGTAATGAACTAACCCAGGAGCATGTTAACTCTTTGGTGGAGCTGTATGAAAACTTTGAAGAGAATGAGTATTCAAAAATTTTTAAAAACGAGGATTTTGGCTATTACCAGCTTACGGTAGAGCAACCTAAAAAGAATAAGAAGGGAGAGATCCAGAAAGATTCTAAAGGGAATACTAAAGCTGACTCCAAAAAGCGGGATAAGGAAAATGTACCTTTAAATGCCGATGTAGAGCAATACTTTGAAACCGAAATTAAACCTCACGTACCCGATGCCTGGATAGATTACGATAAAACCCGTATTGGTTATGACATAAATTTTACCAAGTATTTCTATGAGTATAAGGGCTTAAGACCAGCTGCCGAGATCAAGGCCGAGATCGTGGACCTGGAAAAGGATATTGCCGGACTTTTAAATGATTTGCTAGTATGA